A stretch of the Oxyura jamaicensis isolate SHBP4307 breed ruddy duck chromosome 4, BPBGC_Ojam_1.0, whole genome shotgun sequence genome encodes the following:
- the TSPAN5 gene encoding tetraspanin-5 isoform X2: MDLLFLGIAFLGIGLWAWNEKGVLSNISSITDLGGFDPVWLFLVVGGVMFILGFAGCIGALRENTFLLKFFSVFLGIIFFLELTAGVLAFVFKDWIKDQLYFFINNNIRAYRDDIDLQNLIDFTQEYWQCCGAFGADDWNLNIYFNCTDSNASRERCGVPFSCCTKDPAEDVINTQCGYDARQKPEVDQQIVIYTKGCVPQFEKWLQDNLTIVAGIFIGIALLQIFGICLAQNLVSDIEAVRASW, translated from the exons GGAGTGCTGTCCAACATCTCCTCCATCACCGACCTGGGAGGCTTTGATCCAGTTTGGCTCTTCCTCGTGGTAGGAGGAGTTATGTTCATATTGGGATTTGCAGGATGCATTGGAGCTTTGCGAGAAAATACCTTTCTTCTCAAATTT ttttctgtgtttcttggaattattttcttcttggagCTCACTGCTGGTGTTCtagcatttgttttcaaagactGGATCAAGGaccagctttatttctttataaacaaCAACATCAGAGCATACCGAGATGACATTGATTTACAAAACCTCATAGACTTTACGCAGGAATAT tggCAGTGTTGTGGGGCTTTTGGAGCTGATGACTGGAACCTTAATATTTACTTCAATTGCACAGATTCCAATGCAAGTCGAGAGCGCTGTGGTGTGCCATTCTCTTGCTGCACTAAGGACCCTGCT GAAGATGTTATTAATACTCAGTGTGGCTACGACGCAAGGCAAAAACca GAAGTTGATCAGCAGATTGTTATCTACACTAAAGGCTGCGTCCCTCAGTTTGAGAAATGGTTGCAGGACAATCTTACCATAGTTGCTGGCATATTCATTGGGATAGCATTACTGCAG ATATTTGGGATATGCTTAGCCCAGAATTTGGTTAGTGACATTGAGGCTGTCAGAGCCAGCTGGTAA